From one Ignavibacteria bacterium genomic stretch:
- a CDS encoding 2-oxoacid:ferredoxin oxidoreductase subunit gamma → MTEEIIIAGFGGQGVLSMGQILCYSGVMEDKEVSWMPSYGPEMRGGTANCITIISDTPISSPILTKFDTVIALNQPSLDKFESAVKPGGLLIYEASTILNPPTRKDIDVLPIEAANEATKMNNSKIMNMIVLGAFLKKKPIIAMDNILKGLKKVLPERYHHLIPLNEQALRRGMELAESVSAAV, encoded by the coding sequence ATGACTGAAGAAATCATTATTGCAGGCTTCGGCGGTCAGGGTGTGCTCTCAATGGGACAGATCCTTTGCTATTCAGGCGTAATGGAGGATAAGGAAGTAAGCTGGATGCCTTCCTACGGACCTGAAATGCGCGGCGGTACAGCTAACTGTATCACTATTATCAGCGATACACCTATTAGCTCGCCCATCCTTACAAAGTTCGATACTGTTATTGCGCTTAATCAGCCTTCTTTGGACAAATTCGAGTCGGCGGTTAAGCCCGGCGGACTTCTTATTTATGAGGCCTCCACCATCCTTAATCCGCCCACCAGGAAAGACATTGACGTGCTCCCGATTGAAGCCGCCAATGAGGCAACAAAGATGAATAATTCAAAGATCATGAACATGATCGTCCTTGGTGCCTTCCTGAAGAAAAAACCCATAATTGCAATGGATAATATCCTTAAAGGGCTTAAGAAAGTGCTCCCAGAAAGATATCATCACCTCATTCCTCTTAATGAGCAGGCCTTAAGAAGAGGAATGGAATTAGCCGAAAGCGTAAGCGCTGCCGTCTAA
- a CDS encoding 2-oxoglutarate oxidoreductase: MNEKTMLEESTLDAAANEEVICCPENVVYEKPDTLTDTPMHYCPGCGHGVAHKLIAEVIDELGIQSQTVGVAPVGCAVFAYNYLNIDMQEAAHGRASAVATGIKRVLPEKFVFSYQGDGDLAAIGTAETIHTCNRGENILIVFINNGIYGMTGGQMAPTTLPGMKSTTSPYGRDVETMGNPLKITDIVATLPGVYYATRCAVNTPNNVRKAKKAITKSFEYQKLNKGLCFVEIVSNCPSNWKMTPSQANKWLEENMLPYYPLGELKVPNDKEK, translated from the coding sequence ATGAACGAGAAAACAATGTTAGAAGAATCCACTCTGGATGCCGCAGCTAACGAAGAAGTGATCTGCTGCCCGGAAAACGTGGTCTATGAAAAACCGGACACACTCACCGATACCCCGATGCACTACTGCCCGGGCTGCGGACACGGTGTTGCTCATAAACTTATTGCTGAGGTTATCGATGAACTCGGCATTCAAAGCCAGACCGTCGGCGTCGCCCCGGTCGGATGCGCCGTGTTTGCTTATAACTACCTCAATATCGATATGCAGGAAGCAGCCCACGGACGCGCCAGCGCTGTGGCTACAGGTATTAAAAGAGTTCTGCCCGAAAAATTCGTCTTCTCATACCAGGGCGACGGCGACCTTGCGGCTATCGGCACCGCCGAGACTATACATACCTGCAACCGCGGTGAAAATATACTAATCGTTTTCATAAATAACGGCATCTACGGCATGACAGGAGGTCAGATGGCCCCGACTACACTGCCCGGAATGAAATCCACTACTTCTCCTTATGGCCGCGACGTCGAAACAATGGGTAACCCCTTGAAAATTACAGATATCGTTGCTACACTGCCAGGCGTTTACTATGCAACCCGCTGCGCCGTTAATACTCCAAATAACGTCAGGAAGGCTAAGAAGGCTATTACTAAAAGCTTTGAATACCAGAAGCTTAATAAGGGACTCTGCTTTGTTGAGATAGTCTCTAATTGCCCTTCAAACTGGAAGATGACACCATCTCAGGCTAACAAGTGGCTGGAAGAAAATATGCTTCCTTACTACCCGCTTGGCGAATTAAAAGTACCTAACGATAAGGAGAAATAA
- the lipA gene encoding lipoyl synthase has translation MNQYQKNYKESVEKDKDELGKKPEWLKVRLPIGENFSDVHHLMRSSKLHTVCEEARCPNMGECWNARTATFMILGDTCTRSCGFCNVKLGLPNQVDLDEPRRVAEAVETLQLRHAVITSVNRDELKDGGSTIFSETVRLIRQKVPGCTVEILIPDFKGSEEAFEIIMKNPPDILNHNLETVKRLYHVVRPQAKYERSLELIKWFKARGLRTKSGIMVGIGERTEEVLSLMHDLREHECDILTIGQYLQPTKMHLPIDRYVTPEEFKMYKDEGLKMGFRAVESAPLVRSSYHADKHARE, from the coding sequence ATAAATCAGTACCAAAAAAATTATAAAGAGTCGGTAGAAAAAGATAAAGACGAGCTGGGTAAGAAACCTGAATGGCTGAAGGTCAGGCTCCCTATAGGGGAGAATTTTTCGGACGTTCATCATTTAATGAGATCTTCAAAGCTCCATACAGTCTGCGAAGAAGCTAGATGCCCTAACATGGGCGAGTGCTGGAATGCCCGTACGGCCACGTTTATGATACTGGGCGACACGTGCACACGCAGCTGCGGATTCTGTAACGTGAAACTCGGGCTCCCAAACCAGGTCGACCTGGATGAACCAAGACGCGTCGCCGAGGCTGTTGAAACACTTCAGCTCAGGCATGCCGTTATTACGTCGGTTAACCGTGACGAACTTAAAGACGGCGGCTCAACTATTTTCTCTGAAACCGTACGCCTAATACGCCAAAAAGTGCCCGGCTGTACGGTCGAAATCCTTATACCCGACTTTAAGGGTTCAGAAGAAGCTTTTGAAATTATTATGAAAAATCCGCCCGATATACTGAACCATAACCTTGAGACCGTAAAACGCCTCTATCACGTCGTCAGGCCCCAGGCGAAATACGAAAGAAGCCTTGAACTTATTAAATGGTTTAAGGCCCGCGGCCTGAGAACTAAAAGCGGTATTATGGTCGGTATCGGCGAACGCACCGAAGAGGTCTTAAGCCTAATGCACGACTTGAGAGAACACGAGTGCGATATTTTAACAATCGGACAGTACCTGCAGCCTACAAAGATGCACCTGCCGATTGACAGATACGTGACTCCTGAAGAATTTAAAATGTACAAAGACGAGGGGCTTAAAATGGGCTTCAGAGCCGTCGAAAGCGCTCCTTTGGTCAGGAGTTCTTATCACGCAGATAAACATGCAAGAGAATAA
- a CDS encoding carboxypeptidase-like regulatory domain-containing protein, producing the protein MKIAFFTLCLLSSCIMAQTGYTLSGRVFDDASGRPLANVNVYLSNSLLGAMSNDSGYYKISGIHEGQYEVVASLIGYNTKSQVMYFDNARQQKKDFKMSPATYVLEGISVTAEDPKEWRNNYNLFRGLFLGKSSFAEECEIENKELIDLKWESFDILKAKAKVPVTIINNALGYRLNCILEDFTWDRANQMVNYIVKPGFSLLAPKSPQDTLKWKQNRMKAYELSTERFLQSLIENDYFEKGYRIYLDQYPKAQNYAGMSSERINADDLIYKSSRSKGDEYTLKFKGFLRIEYNHETTWLRMLYPEITMDSKGNVKELIPFQVFGAWSHTGIANMLPQYFIAE; encoded by the coding sequence ATGAAAATTGCATTTTTTACTCTTTGCTTGCTCTCTTCATGCATTATGGCTCAAACAGGCTACACTTTGAGCGGCCGCGTTTTTGACGATGCATCAGGCAGGCCTCTTGCAAATGTTAACGTATACCTGTCAAACTCACTCCTCGGGGCAATGTCAAACGACAGCGGATACTATAAGATTTCCGGCATACACGAAGGGCAGTACGAAGTCGTTGCCTCGCTAATAGGCTATAATACAAAAAGCCAGGTCATGTATTTCGATAATGCACGCCAGCAAAAGAAGGATTTCAAAATGAGTCCCGCGACTTATGTCCTTGAGGGCATCAGTGTTACGGCTGAAGACCCGAAGGAATGGCGGAACAACTACAACCTTTTCCGCGGACTCTTCCTTGGGAAATCCTCCTTTGCAGAGGAATGTGAAATTGAAAACAAAGAGCTGATAGATCTGAAGTGGGAAAGCTTCGACATACTGAAGGCCAAAGCAAAAGTGCCCGTTACAATTATAAATAATGCCCTGGGCTACCGCCTGAACTGCATACTGGAAGACTTTACGTGGGACAGGGCAAACCAGATGGTAAACTACATTGTAAAACCCGGATTTTCACTCCTTGCACCAAAGAGTCCTCAGGACACTCTTAAATGGAAGCAGAACAGAATGAAAGCCTACGAACTTTCCACCGAGCGCTTTCTTCAAAGCCTCATTGAAAACGACTATTTTGAAAAAGGCTACAGGATTTATCTCGACCAGTATCCCAAAGCACAGAACTACGCCGGCATGAGCTCGGAAAGAATAAATGCCGATGACCTGATCTACAAAAGCAGCAGATCAAAAGGGGATGAATACACGCTTAAATTTAAGGGCTTTCTGAGAATTGAATACAACCACGAAACCACCTGGCTCAGGATGTTATATCCCGAAATCACTATGGATAGCAAAGGCAACGTAAAAGAGCTGATCCCGTTCCAGGTCTTCGGCGCCTGGTCGCATACAGGTATAGCCAACATGCTCCCACAATACTTCATCGCCGAATAA
- a CDS encoding 3-methyl-2-oxobutanoate dehydrogenase subunit VorB, whose protein sequence is MKELKLMKGNEALAEAVIRSGCDAYFGYPITPQSEVLEYLSAEANKRTGMIVLQAESEVASINMVYGAAGTGKLAMTSSSSPGISLMQEGISYIACAELPCLIVNVMRGGPGLGTIQPSQGDYFQAVKGGGHGDYKMIVLAPSTVQEMVDYVRLSFELAFKWKNPVMLLADGALGQMMEKVEFFEQQPRKTKVEPWATVGKPKDRERNIITSLHIQPDKMEEINLHLQKKYKAIEEEEIRFEAINCEDADIILTAFGLVARICQKAAQLAKEKGIKVGVFRPQTLFPFPYEALSKLSSSPKLKGILDVEMNAGQMVEDVRLAVNGKTRVEFHGRMGGVVPSPEEVLAKIEEKFVGELV, encoded by the coding sequence ATGAAAGAATTAAAACTTATGAAAGGAAATGAGGCACTGGCTGAGGCTGTAATACGCAGCGGATGCGATGCTTACTTCGGATATCCTATTACACCACAATCAGAAGTACTGGAATATCTTAGCGCCGAAGCTAATAAAAGAACCGGTATGATTGTGCTTCAGGCAGAAAGTGAAGTGGCTTCTATTAATATGGTCTATGGAGCCGCTGGCACTGGTAAACTTGCTATGACCTCATCCTCCAGCCCTGGCATTAGCCTTATGCAGGAAGGTATCTCCTATATCGCATGCGCTGAACTGCCATGCCTTATCGTTAACGTCATGAGGGGTGGACCTGGTCTCGGAACTATACAGCCTTCTCAGGGCGACTACTTCCAGGCCGTCAAGGGCGGCGGACACGGCGACTATAAGATGATCGTTCTGGCACCTTCAACCGTGCAGGAAATGGTGGACTATGTACGCCTGAGCTTCGAGCTGGCTTTCAAATGGAAAAACCCTGTTATGCTCCTGGCCGACGGCGCACTGGGACAGATGATGGAAAAAGTCGAGTTCTTCGAACAGCAGCCTAGAAAAACTAAGGTTGAACCCTGGGCTACTGTCGGAAAACCTAAGGACAGGGAAAGAAATATCATTACTTCTCTTCATATACAGCCCGATAAGATGGAAGAAATTAACCTCCACCTCCAGAAGAAATATAAGGCAATTGAAGAAGAGGAAATAAGATTTGAAGCAATTAACTGCGAGGATGCCGACATTATTCTTACTGCTTTCGGCCTTGTGGCCAGAATATGCCAGAAGGCAGCCCAGCTCGCAAAGGAAAAGGGAATTAAAGTTGGCGTCTTCAGACCCCAGACTCTCTTCCCGTTCCCTTATGAGGCACTTTCAAAACTCTCTTCCAGCCCGAAATTAAAGGGTATACTGGACGTTGAAATGAATGCCGGTCAGATGGTCGAAGACGTGCGCCTCGCCGTCAACGGCAAAACAAGAGTAGAATTTCACGGCAGAATGGGCGGCGTCGTCCCTAGTCCTGAAGAAGTTCTCGCTAAAATTGAAGAAAAATTTGTGGGAGAATTGGTATGA
- a CDS encoding ferredoxin family protein, whose translation MAKVKGDIIVDIEKCKGCELCKVACPQNSLELSRKINTKGYHYIVRVEDNCTGCTNCALVCPEGIIKVYRKTLNKKEPVAIITNVTNDITVTVQQ comes from the coding sequence ATGGCTAAGGTAAAAGGAGATATCATCGTTGATATCGAAAAATGCAAAGGATGCGAACTTTGCAAAGTAGCTTGTCCTCAGAACTCCCTGGAACTTTCACGAAAAATTAATACTAAAGGGTATCACTACATCGTGAGGGTGGAGGATAACTGTACAGGATGCACTAATTGTGCTCTTGTATGCCCGGAAGGCATAATTAAAGTCTACAGAAAAACCTTGAACAAAAAGGAACCGGTAGCAATAATAACTAATGTAACTAACGATATAACAGTGACGGTGCAGCAATGA
- the sucB gene encoding 2-oxoglutarate dehydrogenase, E2 component, dihydrolipoamide succinyltransferase codes for MKIDVVMPKMGESVNEGTIIKWHKKQGDTVKKDEIIFEISTDKVDTEIPSPADGILSEIRVFEQETVQTDTVVAVIETEASKAVPAPAQPQPPAEPPQPVSRPQQKETPSTKQAGGSLVDIPMPKMGESVMEGTIIKWHKKPGDTVKKDETLFEISTDKVDTEIPSPENGVLAEILVQEQETVSVGTIVARISTTGGVVQQSARERVEEPVVAPVKDEVQTPAPLIEESVKEAGTVVEYYKEPPTERAPEGMGTSGGRFYSPLVLNIAQKENVGFDELNRLKGSGIEGRVTKKDILDYISKRGKTEAPRPRALTAEEIRQEPHAAYYSKAPEERERPKPSAPLPQPAPVGGNTEMIPMDNIRQKIMYHMVKSRDTSVHVTAVVEADVTKIHNFIKNNKDNFLKRENIKLTYMSFIAYACIKALKEYPYLNSTIDGTNIVLKRFINLGFAVAVEPNGLIVPNIKNADEKNIVGLARAIADLSNKARTKKLTPDDISSGTFSITNYGVFGTLFGTPIINQPEVAILGVGTVTKKPVVLEVDGTDTIAVRHMLYLSLSHDHRLVDGMLGGKFLKFIKDTLENFDSFEI; via the coding sequence ATGAAAATTGATGTTGTTATGCCTAAAATGGGGGAGAGTGTCAACGAAGGCACAATTATAAAATGGCATAAAAAGCAGGGGGATACCGTTAAAAAAGACGAGATCATTTTCGAGATTTCTACAGATAAGGTCGATACCGAAATACCTTCCCCGGCAGACGGAATCCTTTCCGAAATCAGGGTCTTTGAACAGGAAACTGTCCAGACGGATACCGTGGTGGCTGTAATTGAAACCGAGGCCTCCAAAGCCGTGCCTGCCCCGGCGCAGCCGCAGCCCCCGGCAGAACCCCCTCAGCCTGTGTCCAGGCCTCAGCAGAAGGAAACTCCTTCCACCAAACAGGCAGGAGGAAGCCTCGTTGATATACCAATGCCCAAGATGGGCGAATCCGTCATGGAAGGCACAATAATCAAATGGCATAAAAAGCCGGGCGATACGGTTAAAAAAGATGAGACCCTTTTTGAGATCAGTACAGATAAAGTAGATACTGAAATCCCGTCTCCCGAAAACGGCGTCCTTGCCGAGATCCTGGTTCAGGAACAGGAGACCGTCTCAGTGGGCACAATTGTAGCCAGAATTTCAACTACAGGAGGAGTTGTTCAACAGTCAGCACGGGAAAGAGTTGAAGAGCCTGTTGTAGCGCCAGTAAAAGATGAGGTCCAGACTCCGGCCCCCCTGATCGAAGAATCTGTAAAGGAGGCAGGAACCGTCGTTGAGTACTATAAGGAACCCCCAACGGAAAGAGCACCCGAAGGAATGGGTACATCAGGAGGTAGGTTTTATTCTCCTTTGGTCCTCAATATCGCACAGAAAGAAAACGTCGGCTTTGATGAATTAAACAGACTTAAAGGCTCAGGCATCGAAGGACGTGTTACAAAAAAGGATATCCTCGACTATATTTCTAAAAGGGGAAAGACTGAAGCCCCAAGGCCTCGCGCCTTAACGGCTGAAGAGATTAGGCAGGAGCCCCATGCTGCCTACTACTCAAAAGCCCCGGAGGAACGGGAAAGGCCAAAGCCCTCTGCTCCATTGCCTCAGCCTGCACCAGTAGGCGGAAACACAGAAATGATTCCAATGGATAACATACGGCAGAAAATCATGTACCACATGGTTAAAAGCCGCGATACGTCTGTCCATGTAACTGCCGTTGTGGAGGCAGATGTGACAAAAATTCACAATTTTATCAAAAACAATAAAGATAATTTCCTAAAAAGAGAAAATATCAAGCTTACGTATATGTCATTTATTGCTTATGCCTGCATTAAAGCATTAAAAGAGTATCCGTACCTGAATTCCACAATTGATGGCACTAATATTGTACTAAAAAGGTTCATTAACCTCGGTTTTGCCGTCGCGGTGGAGCCTAACGGGTTAATTGTTCCGAATATTAAAAATGCTGACGAAAAGAACATTGTTGGACTGGCAAGGGCAATTGCTGACTTAAGTAATAAAGCCAGAACTAAAAAACTGACTCCTGATGATATTTCCTCGGGCACTTTCAGCATTACCAACTATGGCGTTTTTGGAACACTCTTCGGTACGCCTATTATCAATCAGCCGGAAGTCGCAATCCTGGGAGTCGGTACTGTTACCAAAAAGCCGGTCGTTCTAGAAGTCGACGGTACTGATACTATTGCAGTAAGACACATGCTCTATTTATCCCTCAGCCACGACCACCGTCTTGTAGACGGTATGCTGGGCGGAAAATTCCTTAAATTCATAAAGGATACTTTGGAAAACTTCGATTCTTTTGAAATTTAA
- a CDS encoding TonB-dependent receptor, with protein sequence MKKYTILFFVFVLLISGSLSAQNFQRGNGQFNAAGTISGSIIDSVTSKPIEYATISVMRNNDPKVITGSISDIQGKFIVEKVPFGPFKVKISFMGYNTLTKDSVIITPQRLSVNLGVIKISQKSVQLKGVEVTAQKGAVEFAIDKMVVNVEKTLPAAGGSVIDVLKNTPSVSVDMDNNVSLRGNTNLTILLDGHPSGVTDSKMLEQIPASAIEKIEVVTNPSAKYDADGTAGIINLIMKKQAEMNWNGMIQANAGTRDNYGSSVNLNFRQNKWNIFGSYDNRFNTRGMSATLDRRTTLAEGTSSMHQEMNGRSGGFSHNLKLGADYSINEQNSLNTTLLFNLGGGNFNHSAVSVNDGLLPGSSVTGYTTRNHSESNGQSLDYTLDYKKKFDKPDEELTADFYFSKSINSDSTDRDILNTYMAQNLSAGPEKQNTYSDNSNRLISFKTDFVSPVGEAGKFESGYKVIFRERNLNYNVENYDYSVNNWVNDRSQSNAFLYKEQIHAAYVMYSGQINKFKFQTGLRLEEALTRSVQQTLNNEYKKDYFSFIPTIHLSQELSEGQELKLSYSRRLNRPPLQMINPFIRYMDPQNAWAGNPYLKPEYTDSYEFGHNLIVNQSSLFSNVFYRRVHDNINQFTDLNENNVTVSTFRNIAGVTSYGIEFNGYTSLFKWWTLNGGYSYYGTKFDPNTPGLSNTSTSRVWNARLTSMIMLGWDMDLQFNCFYMSKNVTPQGNSKGMFFSDLGLKKSFLERKLSVSLRVNDVFNAMRFRNETLGTNFSAVNNFKPQSQIFTLSFQYNINNYSPNRDRRPEDDNGAREYENVGQNR encoded by the coding sequence ATGAAAAAATATACTATTTTGTTTTTTGTTTTTGTGCTGCTTATATCGGGAAGTCTTTCCGCTCAGAATTTTCAAAGGGGAAATGGACAATTTAACGCTGCAGGAACAATAAGCGGCAGCATTATAGATTCAGTAACGTCAAAACCTATTGAATATGCCACTATCTCAGTCATGAGGAATAATGACCCTAAAGTAATTACAGGTTCTATTTCCGACATACAGGGAAAGTTTATTGTTGAGAAAGTACCGTTCGGACCTTTTAAGGTAAAAATATCCTTTATGGGTTATAATACTCTTACAAAAGATTCGGTGATTATTACTCCGCAGAGGCTCTCGGTTAATCTTGGAGTAATCAAAATCTCACAAAAATCTGTGCAGCTAAAAGGCGTTGAAGTAACGGCACAGAAAGGCGCAGTTGAATTTGCAATCGATAAAATGGTGGTTAACGTTGAAAAAACACTTCCTGCTGCTGGCGGTTCGGTTATAGACGTCCTAAAGAATACCCCTTCCGTAAGCGTGGACATGGATAATAACGTAAGCTTAAGGGGCAACACAAACCTTACCATTTTACTGGATGGCCACCCTTCAGGTGTAACTGACTCAAAAATGCTCGAGCAGATCCCGGCAAGCGCAATTGAAAAAATTGAAGTAGTAACAAATCCTTCTGCTAAATATGATGCAGACGGAACAGCAGGCATCATTAACCTTATAATGAAGAAACAGGCTGAAATGAACTGGAACGGAATGATCCAGGCTAATGCCGGTACCAGGGATAACTACGGCAGTTCTGTTAACTTGAACTTCAGACAGAATAAATGGAATATTTTCGGTAGCTATGACAACCGCTTTAACACAAGAGGAATGAGCGCCACACTGGACAGGCGTACTACTCTTGCAGAGGGGACCAGCAGCATGCACCAGGAAATGAACGGCAGATCCGGGGGATTTTCCCATAACTTAAAGCTGGGAGCAGATTATTCCATAAATGAACAGAATTCATTAAATACAACTTTGCTTTTCAATTTAGGAGGCGGCAATTTTAATCACTCCGCCGTGAGCGTTAACGACGGGCTGCTGCCCGGCTCCTCTGTCACAGGTTATACAACGCGTAACCACTCGGAAAGCAATGGCCAGTCACTTGACTATACGCTGGATTACAAGAAGAAATTTGATAAACCTGATGAGGAACTTACTGCCGACTTTTATTTTTCAAAATCAATTAACAGCGACAGTACAGACAGGGATATTCTTAATACATACATGGCACAGAATCTTTCAGCAGGACCTGAAAAGCAAAACACTTACTCCGATAACTCCAACAGGCTTATTTCCTTTAAGACTGATTTTGTTTCCCCGGTCGGTGAGGCGGGTAAGTTTGAATCGGGTTATAAAGTTATTTTCAGAGAACGCAACCTAAATTACAACGTCGAGAACTACGACTACAGCGTGAATAACTGGGTTAACGACCGCAGCCAGAGCAACGCTTTTCTTTATAAGGAACAGATCCACGCTGCCTATGTAATGTATTCCGGTCAAATAAACAAATTCAAATTTCAGACCGGATTAAGATTGGAAGAAGCACTTACACGCTCAGTTCAGCAGACACTGAATAATGAATATAAAAAGGATTATTTCTCATTTATACCGACTATTCATCTTTCACAGGAACTCTCAGAAGGACAGGAACTAAAACTCAGCTATAGCAGAAGACTTAACCGTCCTCCGCTTCAGATGATAAATCCTTTTATAAGATATATGGATCCCCAGAATGCATGGGCAGGAAATCCATATCTGAAACCTGAATATACAGACTCATATGAATTCGGCCATAACCTTATAGTTAATCAGTCCTCACTGTTTTCAAACGTGTTCTACAGACGGGTTCATGATAATATAAACCAGTTTACAGACCTTAATGAAAACAATGTAACAGTTTCTACTTTCCGCAATATTGCCGGTGTTACTTCCTATGGAATTGAGTTTAACGGGTATACCTCTCTTTTCAAATGGTGGACTCTTAATGGCGGATACAGCTATTATGGAACAAAGTTCGATCCCAATACACCGGGCCTGAGTAATACAAGTACAAGCAGGGTGTGGAATGCAAGACTTACATCTATGATAATGCTCGGCTGGGATATGGACCTTCAGTTCAACTGCTTTTATATGTCGAAAAATGTTACTCCGCAGGGAAATTCCAAAGGAATGTTTTTCTCCGATCTCGGCTTAAAGAAATCTTTCCTTGAAAGAAAATTATCTGTCAGTCTTAGAGTAAACGACGTCTTTAATGCAATGAGATTCAGAAATGAAACCCTCGGCACAAATTTCTCGGCTGTTAACAATTTCAAGCCTCAGAGTCAGATATTTACATTATCCTTTCAGTATAATATAAATAATTACAGTCCTAACCGTGATCGCAGGCCTGAAGATGATAATGGTGCGCGTGAATATGAAAATGTAGGACAAAACAGATAA